The Lacerta agilis isolate rLacAgi1 chromosome 5, rLacAgi1.pri, whole genome shotgun sequence genome has a segment encoding these proteins:
- the SLC25A36 gene encoding solute carrier family 25 member 36 isoform X1, with product MSQKDTFVHLFAGGCGGTVGAILTCPLEVVKTRLQSSSVTLYISEVQLNTVNGASVNRVTRVSPGPLHCLKMILQKEGPRSLFRGLGPNLVGVAPSRAIYFAAYSNCKEMLNNIFEPESTKVHMTSAGVAGFTAITATNPIWLIKTRLQLDARNRGEKRMSAFECVRRVYQTDGIKGFYRGMSASYAGISETVIHFVIYESIKRRLLEYKSASAMDEEDETVKEASDFVGMMMAAATSKTCATSIAYPHEVVRTRLREEGTKYRSFFQTLSLLVREEGYNALYRGLTTHLIRQIPNTAIMMSTYEVVVYLLNG from the exons ATGTGGGGGCACCGTAGGTGCGATTCTGACATGTCCACTAGAAGTTGTGAAAACACGGCTGCAGTCTTCCTCTGTTACACTCTACATCTCTGAAGTTCAGCTGAATACTGTGAATGGTGCCAGTGTTAATCGTGTAACTAGAGTTTCCCCAGGGCCTCTCCATTGCTTAAA GATGATTTTACAGAAGGAAGGCCCTCGCTCACTTTTCCGGGGATTGGGTCCTAATTTGGTAGGCGTGGCTCCATCCAG agcaatatattttgctgcataCTCCAATTGCAAGGAAATGCTGAATAATATATTTGAGCCAGAATCTACGAAGGTACACATGACTTCAGCTGGAGTAGCAG gtTTCACTGCAATCACCGCAACCAATCCAATTTGGCTAATAAAGACACGATTACAACTTGATGCAAG GAATCGTGGAGAAAAACGGATGAGCGCTTTTGAATGTGTGCGCAGGGTTTATCAGACAGATGGAATTAAAGGGTTTTACCGAGGAATGTCTGCGAGCTATGCAGGCATATCAGAAACTGTTATTCACTTTGTTATTTATGAGAGTATTAAGCGAAGACTTTTGGAGTATAAGTCTGCTTCTGCTATGGATGAGGAAGATGAAACTGTCAAAGAAGCATCTGACTTTGTTGGCATGATGATGGCTGCAGCTACTTCGAAAACTTGTGCTACATCCATAGCCTATCCACATG AGGTTGTGCGAACAAGACTACGAGAAGAAGGAACAAAGTACAGGTCTTTTTTTCAGACACTGTCTTTGCTTGTGCGAGAAGAAGGCTATAACGCCCTATACCGTGGCCTAACAACGCATCTGATTAGACAGATTCCAAACACAGCTATAATGATGTCTACGTATGAAGTGGTAGTCTACTTACTGAATGGATAG
- the SLC25A36 gene encoding solute carrier family 25 member 36 isoform X3, with amino-acid sequence MSQRDTLVHLFAGGMILQKEGPRSLFRGLGPNLVGVAPSRAIYFAAYSNCKEMLNNIFEPESTKVHMTSAGVAGFTAITATNPIWLIKTRLQLDARNRGEKRMSAFECVRRVYQTDGIKGFYRGMSASYAGISETVIHFVIYESIKRRLLEYKSASAMDEEDETVKEASDFVGMMMAAATSKTCATSIAYPHEVVRTRLREEGTKYRSFFQTLSLLVREEGYNALYRGLTTHLIRQIPNTAIMMSTYEVVVYLLNG; translated from the exons GATGATTTTACAGAAGGAAGGCCCTCGCTCACTTTTCCGGGGATTGGGTCCTAATTTGGTAGGCGTGGCTCCATCCAG agcaatatattttgctgcataCTCCAATTGCAAGGAAATGCTGAATAATATATTTGAGCCAGAATCTACGAAGGTACACATGACTTCAGCTGGAGTAGCAG gtTTCACTGCAATCACCGCAACCAATCCAATTTGGCTAATAAAGACACGATTACAACTTGATGCAAG GAATCGTGGAGAAAAACGGATGAGCGCTTTTGAATGTGTGCGCAGGGTTTATCAGACAGATGGAATTAAAGGGTTTTACCGAGGAATGTCTGCGAGCTATGCAGGCATATCAGAAACTGTTATTCACTTTGTTATTTATGAGAGTATTAAGCGAAGACTTTTGGAGTATAAGTCTGCTTCTGCTATGGATGAGGAAGATGAAACTGTCAAAGAAGCATCTGACTTTGTTGGCATGATGATGGCTGCAGCTACTTCGAAAACTTGTGCTACATCCATAGCCTATCCACATG AGGTTGTGCGAACAAGACTACGAGAAGAAGGAACAAAGTACAGGTCTTTTTTTCAGACACTGTCTTTGCTTGTGCGAGAAGAAGGCTATAACGCCCTATACCGTGGCCTAACAACGCATCTGATTAGACAGATTCCAAACACAGCTATAATGATGTCTACGTATGAAGTGGTAGTCTACTTACTGAATGGATAG
- the SLC25A36 gene encoding solute carrier family 25 member 36 isoform X2, whose translation MSQRDTLVHLFAGGCGGTVGAILTCPLEVVKTRLQSSSVTLYISEVQLNTVNGASVNRVTRVSPGPLHCLKMILQKEGPRSLFRGLGPNLVGVAPSRAIYFAAYSNCKEMLNNIFEPESTKVHMTSAGVAGFTAITATNPIWLIKTRLQLDARNRGEKRMSAFECVRRVYQTDGIKGFYRGMSASYAGISETVIHFVIYESIKRRLLEYKSASAMDEEDETVKEASDFVGMMMAAATSKTCATSIAYPHEVVRTRLREEGTKYRSFFQTLSLLVREEGYNALYRGLTTHLIRQIPNTAIMMSTYEVVVYLLNG comes from the exons ATGTGGGGGCACCGTAGGTGCGATTCTGACATGTCCACTAGAAGTTGTGAAAACACGGCTGCAGTCTTCCTCTGTTACACTCTACATCTCTGAAGTTCAGCTGAATACTGTGAATGGTGCCAGTGTTAATCGTGTAACTAGAGTTTCCCCAGGGCCTCTCCATTGCTTAAA GATGATTTTACAGAAGGAAGGCCCTCGCTCACTTTTCCGGGGATTGGGTCCTAATTTGGTAGGCGTGGCTCCATCCAG agcaatatattttgctgcataCTCCAATTGCAAGGAAATGCTGAATAATATATTTGAGCCAGAATCTACGAAGGTACACATGACTTCAGCTGGAGTAGCAG gtTTCACTGCAATCACCGCAACCAATCCAATTTGGCTAATAAAGACACGATTACAACTTGATGCAAG GAATCGTGGAGAAAAACGGATGAGCGCTTTTGAATGTGTGCGCAGGGTTTATCAGACAGATGGAATTAAAGGGTTTTACCGAGGAATGTCTGCGAGCTATGCAGGCATATCAGAAACTGTTATTCACTTTGTTATTTATGAGAGTATTAAGCGAAGACTTTTGGAGTATAAGTCTGCTTCTGCTATGGATGAGGAAGATGAAACTGTCAAAGAAGCATCTGACTTTGTTGGCATGATGATGGCTGCAGCTACTTCGAAAACTTGTGCTACATCCATAGCCTATCCACATG AGGTTGTGCGAACAAGACTACGAGAAGAAGGAACAAAGTACAGGTCTTTTTTTCAGACACTGTCTTTGCTTGTGCGAGAAGAAGGCTATAACGCCCTATACCGTGGCCTAACAACGCATCTGATTAGACAGATTCCAAACACAGCTATAATGATGTCTACGTATGAAGTGGTAGTCTACTTACTGAATGGATAG